From Jiangella mangrovi:
TCCCAGTCAATCGTGCCGTAAACCTCCGGTACGAACCGCAGCCGCCGCGCGACCACGTCCGCCGCGACATCGGCCAGCCGCCGGTCGTGGACGTAGGCGTACGCACGCAGCCTGACCAGGGCCTCGCCGACGCCCACACCGAGCTGGACGCTGACCATGCCAGCTGCCTGGTGCACCTCGGCCCGCCGCTCCGGCAGCAGGTCGCGCCCGCCGCGGGCCGAGCCCCCGGCCACCTCGCCGCGTTCGTCGAGCACCAGGATCAGGACGGCATCCGCGTAGGCTAGCGCGGTGGTCAGACGTTTCGTCCCGAGGTCCCCGGGCGCGTCGCGATAGACGTCGAGCACTCCCACGCGGGCGCCGCCCGCCGCGACCGGCAGCGCGAACAGCCCGCGGATGCCGTGGCGCACAGCGGCGGGGGCGAACACCGGCCAGCGGTGCACGGCCTCGCGGTCGGCGAGGTCCGCGACGAGCACCGGCCCCGTCCCCGCGGCGGCGTCGATGGCCGGGCCCTGGCCGAGGGTGAACTGGAGCTCCTCCAGTTCCTCGCACGGCCCGCCGGTGGCCAGGACGGGCTCGCGGGTGCCCGAGGCCCCCACCATGGAGAGCCCGCAGCCGGTCGCCTCGACGGCTTCCGCGCAGGCCTCCAGCACGTGGCGCACGGACGGTTCGGCCCCCTCGGCCCGTGCTCGCTCGACGATCGCCCCCCAGACGCGATCCGCCTGCCGGTCAGCGGACAACCGTCACCGCGCTTTCGTCCGACCCCATCGTCGCTCCTCCCCGTCGACCGGCCCATGCTGGCAGGCCGTACCCCCGGATGCCAGTGCCTACCGACCCTGTATCG
This genomic window contains:
- a CDS encoding GAF domain-containing protein; translated protein: MRHVLEACAEAVEATGCGLSMVGASGTREPVLATGGPCEELEELQFTLGQGPAIDAAAGTGPVLVADLADREAVHRWPVFAPAAVRHGIRGLFALPVAAGGARVGVLDVYRDAPGDLGTKRLTTALAYADAVLILVLDERGEVAGGSARGGRDLLPERRAEVHQAAGMVSVQLGVGVGEALVRLRAYAYVHDRRLADVAADVVARRLRFVPEVYGTIDWEKGPGVTDPPPNGHQETEGEE